The genomic stretch GCTGTAAAATTTATGGGATATTCAATCATCGCTATGGCTACTTCTTTTAATGGCGTGTCGTTACCGGCGACTACGTCTAGCTAGAGTACACACATTATGGAGGTGGATGTAAGGCGCATCGGTCCGTTACACAAGAGGTAATATCGTAATGGGCGTGATGTATAAGCATCTAGACACACTACATATATCGTTGTTCCATCAGGGAGATTGCTCATCGCGTTGTGACGCGATACGGTGTGCTTATGCCTTAACTTAACCTCCGATAGGCACTTTAATATTTATCCAAACGATGGATCTGAGAAGGTAAACatgttcaaaaaatatacCTTGCATGAAAATGAACGCGTTATTCGATTGAGTCGTGGTTTTACTTGGATTACCTCTTTCCTGCTGGGATTATTATTACCgaacaaatattatattactCGAATTTATGGATCGGTTACGCTCTTCGCTCTTTCTCCGTCCCATCTCAAATTCCAGACGATTTTTTCCTACACCGCTCTAAACATCGGTCATCGTACTGGTGGTTTAGAGAGCGTGAGACCAGGGACTTTGgttggtaaaattttatttcacagaaTAGTCAATCTTTTTTACACATAAAAATGATCCTCGATCATATACCTACAAATATTTACGACTACCGATGTTGAACAGAGCAGCATATTTTGTATTTGTGGTAAGCTGAAATGAGTTAGGAATACTTAATTATACTAACGATATTACGTGATAATTTGTGCTCCtctaaaagtaattttgaatTGAGAAACCTATTCCCAAAATCTGGTCAGAACAGATTCAGCTGATAGTTATTGAAATACTCTGTAAGATAACGAGCAGGTTATCTCGTCAAAACTAACATGGTTAACAATACAAACGCTGATGAAATTCCGGACAAGTTATTTCCGGACGAATTGCAACCGTCTTCTGTGCAAGTTTCGCAGGTTGACAAATTTAGGCTGGGATAATTAGCCTCTTGCAAGCTGTCGCAGGCCGTCGAATCCATCGTTACGCAGCCTCGCTCTGTCACTTCTGTCTCGTTTACTGTAAAGGAAGATAAAACGAGTCGAATGAAATCCAGATTTGTGGAAAATTCCGAAAGCCACGGGCACACCTTCGACTATTCGCACGCCGAAAATGTAAAGTTGGCAGGGTGATGCAAAGACCGTGGGATATGGAAACAAGGATTACGGATTACGAGCAGTGTTGAAAAAACACTTTCGGGGAGAAAGCTCGAGGAAATTATTAACGCGATGCAACCATTTTACAGCCCGCGATCCTCGGAAGTAAAATATCGAAGAGCTCTCGACGAGTCTCTTTCACAGTCGACGTTCCGTCGGACCGTTCCATTAATTGACCCTGAAATCAGTCAACTTACCGACCACAGTTAGCGTGTAGCAGGCAAAACTTTCCGCAGTGTCTCTGATCACTCGTACAACTTGCTCGGTGTTTCCCGACGCCAGTAATCGACTGGCATTCCCTTCCACTGTCAATAACGTCGTCGTTAAAGTGCcctctgaaaaatattgcaagaGAATACTGAGCGATGAAAGTTTTCAACGTCAATTTCAAGACAATTGACCGCATGTTTTTCTCcgtataaattgaaatttgcaatCGTACAAGCCGTTTTTGGAAGTGATCGCAAGTCCTGACTCGTACGCATCGCTCTGCAAAATAAGCAAGCGATTGATTCAGCTGTGTTTTCACCCTACCGTCAGCTGCTCTTGACGTTGATGTTTCGGTTGTGTTTGTCTCCGAAGATTCGGAAACGGTTGTCGAGGTAGAGGAGAGAGTTGTCACCGAAATCGTCGATATCGGATTCTCCGTTTCCGTAACCAGCGTCGTCGATTTCGACGTCGAATTTGACAATGTAGATTCCGTCGATGAATCGGAAGTGGCATCCGTCGTCACTGTGGTCTCGGTGGTCTCGGTATCCTCGGCGGTCATTGTTTCGGCGGTAATGGAGGTCGTGCTCGAGTATTCGGCGACGGTGGTCGTGGTCGAATCGGAAACCTCCGATGAGGAACAGGTAGTCGGTGTTAGGCCGGATAAGGACGAAGTGCAGGCCGAGTTATCGAGGGACGTGCAGACGTAACATTCCAGCGAAGCTCCTGGAGAAATGTTTCCGTCTTATTGCGATGAGCGAAAAATGACTAAGAGGCTATTAACGTGGCATTTCCGGTACGAGTGTGTTattgagttttattttttttcccccgatGCGCGAAATGATTACGCCCTTATCGTTCAGCTTATCTTTACGTGAAAGGTGTGCTAAATTTTTCGCGATTATCAAAACTAACGCTTCTCTCACTGATATAGGCGTGGATACGCCTCGTGTAATCAGCCTTTTTGTAATCGTAATGAAAATCGATCGTGACTCGAGATTCactctttgaaaaattggggAAGCACTGCAGATTGCAAGATATAttaatttcagaaaatatcGAAGAGAGAGTTTGAGACATATTAATGAAGTTTCAAGATTCACTAAACCCATGTCAATTTATTGTCTACCGAGTATTGTTGATGTCCTTATTTGTAAATGAACAAATTACCAGTTTGGGACAATgttaaaattgttgaaaaaaaaacaacagctTATTCGTCAAAATGACtctgtttaaaaaatagttATCTACAATATGTTTATGTACACCATTAGCCtttcgcatgaaaaattgaaattggctCGACAATCAAATTGAAGCGTTACTAACGATGAGTCGTAATGctaagaaataattaattgttaattttgaGCCTGTATGAAAATCGCCAATCACCGATAACGACTTGActaaaataaattgcaaaagaCGGTTACTCGTAttactactttttttttctcgttaatcTGGTAGTTAATTGACTACTTTCTTTTATAATATGATTACGCAATGTTTCCGAACATGTATTTTTCCAGACCTTTGTCGACGTTGACTAATACCTTGAAATAAACCTCTTTCGCCGCTCtcgatatttatttcacaatcATTAAACGAAACAGAAGACTCCGTTCGAAATCCGTTTTCATAAATGATATCCGCTTACCGCTTCTGAGTTGTTCAAACTCGTTTTAAAACTTCTTAATAACAACAAAGGATAGAACAGAGAATGTTTCATTTCAAGTACGAGATGCCTCTAAATTCTTAAACGAGGAGAGAGTCGCTCCAAAAATCACGAAATATAAACAAACGTTTCGAACGATTTTTACCACGGTCTATACAATTTCACCTATAATTTACTCACCATTGTCTAAGATGGAAACGACGATAATTACAAACAACGAGCGAGTGATTCCGTTCCCGAACATTTTCACGTGCGGCTGGAAACCCGTCTATGGAATATCTGCATTTCGGAGAGTGAGGGCAACGAAACTTATCGCGGATCGTCAAACACCCAGAGATAACCTTCGGACGATATAGCGATATCAGTTTTCGATCAATACCATTGCCTAGGTGAAACACGATTAACGGCTAAACAAGAAATTGAGTATTGCACCCTTGTTTGTCCAGCTCGCCAGATACGGCAATAATGACGATGTTCGAAACTACgttgatattttcatcaaGGTCGACGTGAAAATCGCACTCACCGTTTCGCTAGGTCGCAAAAATCGCAAATGATCGAACAATGAGTTCCTTGCGGTATTTTTAGACGCGACGATCGTCGATGTTCCCTAAATTTGTCGCCAATTCGCGTATTGCGATTAATTACGCCTtagcaaaaatttattccgcGTATACATTCGACTCCGCAACCTCTGGCTCATTGAAACTGCGAGGCAGTTCGCACGTAAACGACTCCGGGATCTCGGATGGCAAAAATGAGCGTTACTTGCCTTGACATATGAACTCCCACGCCTGTTTACCCTTGAGATGTTCGTGTCTCTTATTCGTTCCTTGCAGCACGATCTTTGCGCAATGACTTTTGCCGCTCAGACACCTGCAGTTATTTAATTCCAGAACCGCCACATGCCGGATACGAACCGAAAAATCGTGATAATATCATAATACCGACTCGCCGATCGCCGTTCGCGATAACTTTCTCGACTCGAATCAGCAACACGTCGAGTGATCTAACCGCTGATTTGTCGGGTCTGACAATTCGACCTAAGGATGAACAAATTACAGATGTGAAATGTACTTCTTCTCCGAAACATCCCGCGTGATGGATGACGGTGAAAGTTACCCAACAGCGAAATACGGAATTACGCAGATTTCTGACCACCGGAGTCACGTTTCGTGCGGTATTCACGCCGCGTCGTATTTCAGAAGAAACTGAACTGAATTAGCATGACTATGCTCGCGGAAATTTCTTCAGGATCGTCGGAATGGTTGCGAACGTTGAATCACGCGTTCATAAACACCATAACGAAACCACGATCAGACAAAATTATGTAACGATTTGAAAAGTCATCGCAAGAGAAACGGCGAAAATTGCGCGGAGTGATCGCCGATTCCTTCTTCCTCAATATTCGCACAGCATAAATGCAACTCCACGTTCGAATCTCGTCGCTGCTGAAATCTTGACTAGCTCGAGGCGCGTTTCGACATTGAAAAGTCGTCCTGGCTAGCCGTATAATATACCGGCAATTTGCGATGAGGTCAAGTTCAGAACGTGCTTGAACCGCGTAACTATTTAAATTACGACTTGCCTACTTTTTCCATGTACGCCTCCATTCGAGAATTTACACGGATACTTTATAGGAGTTTATGACTCACTTGTCGGATTCATGTTGTTTACGAAGATTGCGGTTGTGCAGAATAGACCGCTCTGAAATTTATTGCAGAGACAATTGAAACCGTGTTTTCGAATAAAGGATCCTTGAAAATAATCGTTCACATCCATTTCTAGCCTCTAATCTTAGGCTAACtatttcttcatatttcaatTACAGCCTGTTCTCAAAAATACCTAGAAAACACGATGCTCGATCGTTTCGGGATTAGTTCCGATCATCTCGCTTATCGGAATGCGAAATGCAGACTCAAGGACATCGAAATTGACGAGgaggaaaaagtgaaaatctactaaagaaaaatttatttttttgcaacaaaaaaagGTGCTCCTGAGGTGCAATGACATATATCAGATATTATCActtgtaataattacaaaataagtTTGCTTCAATTGAAGATTAATTGAATGACATGATTTTATAGCAGCTGAAATGCTtcacgaaaaaacaaaaccacaATATTTTGGGATAAGTCTAGTATTTTAATGTTAATCTCGAAAAAAGTATATTCTCATataatttcaactttaaccttgaataacttttgacaGAGTTGAGTTACTAACAAGTTAcgagaccttttttgtataACTTTACAAATATGTATCGGACATTTATATACATGATGTACATTCGGAAAtaactaaaattattttcgcgtcttaattaaatggaaaatggaaaatggcGTTCAGGGACCACTAAATCTTGACTTTAAGGGCTCAAATTATAACAGGCGTCTTATCTCCTCTTCTTACAACTATGAAACGTGtgtctttgaaaaaaaacaaatagtcGATTGTTTTGGACCATTCTACTGTATGTGCACCAATTTTTTCCAGCGGTTCCCCGATTATTAGTGGGAATTAGTGAATTTGGACTGATTCAAGCTTAGAGAGTGTCACTTCAAGACCTCACGATTCTACCATTCGAAAAGAAGGTAGGCATTGTTCACCTGTCCTGTCCCTCCGTCTCCAGGAACGCCTCTTCCATAGTCGAGTTATCACGCTCTGCGGCCTTCCCGGCTTAATTGTCCTGTGCCTGCCAACAATGCCGACGccaattttgtaatttcgcaattttccgACCTCAGCTCACCGCCTGCTGCTCAATCAAGTCACAGGAAGCCGCGGAAATGAGCGGGGGCATCATTACACCCATACGTGATCATTCGATCCTTCCTAGTTTCTACACTGTTGTAACGATCAGCGACTTGCCTCGAACGTGTTATACGAGAACGGTGGTGAGGTGTCCGCGGTTTTGGATATCATCTTGCCTCGATCTGACTTGAAAATACTCACGCGAGACTTCCGTTTCGTCACGAATTTATGAGCCGTGAAGTAAATTCCTCTCCGAGCGAATTGAACTGAGTTATCAGCGACACATCGCGTTGGACTAATTCATGAGGATTATGACATTGGTGCAAGAACCTTCTAAGTTCCCATTGAGGTATTATTGTGCATCTAGTCCCACGATTAATCAACGCATACAACATCTCCGAAGTATCCAGCGTGTCCTTCCTGCTGATGGTTTCTTCCGACAATcttaaacaattttcaagttCGTAACTCACTTCGAGCCGGAAGGTTACCACAAGTTTTCGACACTATCTTGAATCCGACGGCTCGTGGTAGTTCAAATTAAAGTATTtgtaagtttgaaaaaaccACTCATCACTCTGGGCAGCAATATTTTCCACTATTCGTGTACTAACATTCTTCATGGATTGATACATCGGATAAAACACGTGCTCGAATATTGAAATACGGATTTACTATAACGATGATATTTGTTGGTAAAATTCAGTCGTCCCGACGTTATGCGAGACTGAATTAAAACTTTCCCACAACTTGTCTTCCAGGCGGGGTAAAATCCTCGAAGAGTAAAAAAGCTGTACCCACCTACCTACTGCTCCGCAACGTCCGATGtgttttattagaaaaatgcaATGCATACAAAGGAGGAAGCTTTGCATTCCTACCTGCGAGGATTCCGCCATTCCTCAGAGCGCAGGACCCGCAGGTTTTCCTTATTCATTCGTCTCAGTTTCAGCCCGTCGACATCGTTTCAATTACTCCTCGGTTTGTCCGACGCGGCTTCTCTTACAAATGCAAATTCGCCCGCCGCTTCCGCTCGACTTTCCGGAGACAATTTCTCCGCGCCGCGTGGCAGCGTCTCCGACTCCTTGCAGCCTTCCACACTTTCATCCCCAAGGATTTCACCCCTCGGCCGATACCCGCACAGACGTCCGGAATACCTTCGCTCCTCGCATCTCACCGTCGAATATAATCTTGTATACTTTTTCGGAGCGTAATTCAACCCTCCTCCCCGCAGAAACGGCCGCTTCAATTGGTCTGACGACGGTCGGTTCCGGCCCCTAACATCTGCGAGGGATGCTGCGGTCTATCGCTGATaaacatttcatttgttacggtaactagaaaaattcagtaaaacagatgtcgttgaaaaaactatttgaatattgttggaattacgaaacacgaggtacgcctaaccatttttcgctattgtcgatcttttttcggtaattgctacgcaaaatcagtttgttcggtttactgtacttttttagttaaaaaagtcttaacgtcaatttattgttgcacaagcattaaattttcgcaacggttgcaagaaaatatagcaacacTGATCGTAAcaagaaagaatagtaacggatactagactttccggtaacagctgcAAAACCAATCTTCATTTTGTTcctagaactacatttttcggttgtggtaaaaaacgaaaatagttgaggactgagcggtaaccggaacaaaaatttctctcagtctAAGGGATGGCTCTTAGTCCGGGTGCGTAATGATTTTACCCGACATAAATGAAACGAGTGTAATTCGGGTAATGAGCACGTGAGCTGATTTCGAAGTTGGCAAATTTCGGCCAGGGTCGAAATGCCCTGAATATCGATTGTACAGTCGGAATTTCGACCCTCGGGACCGCGGATGCGATCATTCGAGATACGATGGTCAGTCTGGATCCTGACCgtttgaaattccaaattccAGATCCTCGGTGTTACGGGGTCTGGATGCTTCCTTTCGACCATCTGTCAATTTTTGGGATCAAGAAGAGCGTCTCGGAACCGGAATCCGACAAATATTTGCGAACACGAGGGGCTCGTCTCCAGAGACGCGATATTGTAGATGTTACGGTTTCACGAGGTGAGAGAGACGGCTTTTAGCGGGGTTTATCTAAACGATATTAACCGATCCTGAGACTTCATCCAAAACACCGCGTCGTCATTTCCCGAGGGAACGCGGTGTATTCGGCTTTTTGCTTCCTCTCGCTTCCCGGTCAATTTTCAATGCCGCGAGTTGCGGTACAGGCAGGTGGAAATGACGATATCTTGAACTGAATGTTTATTGACGGAACGCCGTCGGCGATCATCCAACAACGAGTCTTGCCGGGCGACGCGGAATCAAGTATCCGAAATGCCAAACACGTGGCGAAAGTGagccaatttttattcatctcgGCTGTGCTCATTTTGTGTTGATACTGGTTTTCCATTCATTTGATTCAGTGCCTTTGGCTACGCGTCTCCATTTCTCCGCCCAGAGggctgaaaaattattcgttcTCACCTGTTTTCCGTATCGATTAGCGCAGGTAACTCACTGAAAGATTTTTTAGAAGCCAGCTGAACCTGGAGTAATGCAATCGAGGTAAAATtgggtttcaaaaaattttgtgctTCCGATAATGAACCAACATTAAACGAGTTGGAATATATTAGAGTTGAGTTGCGACTCGTCGAGGCAACTTATTCTCGTAATCTTACAAGAAACTGATAATTTCATCGACCGCGTTACTCATATTCCGtttacataaaaattgataaatcgTCGCAAGAGCAGGACATTATCGTCTGACACGAGTGGTTGTTTGTCGTTCCAAGTTTTCGGCCTTTACCTACGATGCGATACTCAATAAAATACATTTcgtcgagagagagagaattatttataaacttgACTTCCTTTCACTTTCAATAGCGTTCGATTTACGTAACGATAAATTCATGCTCAGAATTTGATCAAGATTactactattttttatttagagttgaaaatatgtaagtATGTAAACAGTTGTTCgcaaacttgaaaattatcagTTATATCGACTCAGCAAAAAATAGCACCGAGCGCCTGTAATCTCTAAGCCCTTCCAGTCACAGCGACGGTtcattgttctttttttccccttcaaATAAAGGTATCTTCGGTTCACCCAGAACAGATAAAAGTACTCTGTATACACACGACGTTATGCACGAGGGGAGACAAAAATAGACTTGACTCATTTAAACGACAATCTTCCGAGAACAGACTTTGATATCGTCACCCTAATATTATAACCTTACACACCTTGGGCTCCTCGATCGCTAGAAGGCTTTAGACCGTGGAAGCAGCTTGATATGGAACTATCGACTGTTATCCAGAATGGATAGCAGCGTCCGTCGAGTCCAGGCGAGGTTTGACCACGGGACAGAATGCCATCGTGGGCGTATAAAGTCGTTGACATCTTCCCGCATCCCGGTAGGTTTAGATGGCGGTTTGAGGAGGTCGTTCGATTCATTGTTATTCCGATGAGCTCTTCCATGTCGGGAGTATAGATGAGCTCCGGTGCTTACCCTGAGGAAAACGTTTCGTCTTTCTCGGGAGCAAACCGTAATTGAATATGTATCCTGGGTTCAGGTATTCTGAACGAACGCTGTTGCTTCTACGCCCTGATACGTCCGCCTCTCGAAACCCCCAACGATTCGCATGGAATCGTATACGTCCTTTTTCAGGATTAGCTTACAATTCTATACAGATAGGAGTTCTtaaaatttggtgaaaatttttcaatactcaTGTAGACGAAGCTCGAAACTATTTTTGGAAATGGTTTATGTTCGGTAGTCGTAGACTCCAACATTTCATTTCCAAGGTCATTTATGTACATCACTGCTGTGTAATAGATTCCACGAAACTTACACATCAATCGTTTTCAGCATTGCTGGATTGGTTTTTGGAAACATTGTCAAgatttcatcattttcgtGAAAACAAGGGAGCACTTTCCACTTGTCACGAAGTAAGATACAGAATATTCGTAAAACCATTTCGTTAGCTGTACGTACTAAACTCACTTTCATTCATGACGATTATCAAAAGTCATTGTATCCTATGTGGTAAGGTTGATTCCCAGAAGAATGTGATCTTGGACTTGATACATCACTTATACCATCAAAATAGTCATTGCCACGATAGAAATATCTTGAATTAACATTTGATCATTTTAACTGACCGACCCTGCTCCATGATAGATTGTTAATCATTAGCAAAGATTGAAAACTCAATGATGATCACTGAAAATGAGTCGCTGCTATAAGTTTGTAAATAACGTCCAACTCTTAAGAAAATATCGCATTCCCAAAACGGTCGGACTCTACACGAATTGACGCAACTTTGAAGACAGTTGCAACGTCTAATGATCATTATGCCCACGGCTCGTTAGCCGCATATTAGAAAGAAGATCAGGTTACATTAGCGCAAGCCTGCAACGTCGTAATTACGTAGCAGATATTATCGGGCCACCATTAACGTTCAGGATTTCTGCAGTTTCGAGAAGCGCGATGTATGAAAAGTATATAGCAAGGTAGTATAATAAGCGTAAATTCTAGTCGCAAGTGTTCGTATCGCACCAGCAGACTGCGCATAGGTATATTTATTCAGCAGGTGTGTAGGTATCTACATGGATGCGGACGCGGGTGGAAAGCCTCGAGTACATCTACCTCACATATATAAATAGAGTGACGACGTTGCACCGGGAGCATGGGAAT from Neodiprion virginianus isolate iyNeoVirg1 chromosome 3, iyNeoVirg1.1, whole genome shotgun sequence encodes the following:
- the LOC124299702 gene encoding cell wall protein DAN4-like, with protein sequence MFGNGITRSLFVIIVVSILDNGASLECYVCTSLDNSACTSSLSGLTPTTCSSSEVSDSTTTTVAEYSSTTSITAETMTAEDTETTETTVTTDATSDSSTESTLSNSTSKSTTLVTETENPISTISVTTLSSTSTTVSESSETNTTETSTSRAADEGTLTTTLLTVEGNASRLLASGNTEQVVRVIRDTAESFACYTLTVVVNETEVTERGCVTMDSTACDSLQEANYPSLNLSTCETCTEDGCNSSGNNLSGISSAFVLLTMLVLTR